One Thermoplasma volcanium GSS1 genomic window carries:
- a CDS encoding MFS transporter has protein sequence MYNLKSNNSGNKNFKFLVSSVWFSHTAFSAYNLIVIWVVLFITKKPLLAGFSDSLLTLPLMISVLVGAYVDKSKRKKTLAFISSLFRVVLVIIIMISIQFWPSIDVIITIYAATFLIGFTSDVVDSVRATWTKAFLGDKHYKKGSSEMSSVIMASQGVGFIISGILIALGFEASFLIIGLFFALSSVPLIMIKYTAYGTSKSIHTGVAEALTLLRKDKRLAEIIAINFVSNFSIGVAAILYISLMQEGYRLPAMYVSLIFGVIVLGMVFGSISASKISGKVGRINLLVFIVLGVSFVSISLIHSVYVLVLPSFLAGLSIGIESSVLSTLSMRIVPHEMMARIQGSMNTFGMAASALSSLIGGLLYQLFGPSYSFLMVGLIIISADFVFLAFRSLYYLQY, from the coding sequence ATGTATAACTTAAAATCAAATAATTCCGGGAATAAAAACTTCAAGTTCTTAGTTTCCAGCGTTTGGTTCTCGCATACAGCGTTTTCAGCATACAATTTAATTGTGATATGGGTAGTTTTGTTTATTACGAAAAAACCGCTATTGGCAGGTTTCTCAGACAGCCTTTTGACTTTACCATTGATGATCAGTGTTTTAGTGGGAGCGTACGTAGATAAATCCAAAAGGAAAAAGACATTGGCTTTTATCTCTTCTTTATTTAGAGTTGTTCTCGTGATTATTATAATGATATCGATTCAATTCTGGCCCTCTATAGATGTTATAATTACCATTTATGCTGCGACTTTCCTTATTGGCTTCACATCCGATGTCGTTGATTCAGTTAGGGCAACATGGACTAAGGCATTTTTGGGAGATAAGCATTATAAGAAAGGTTCTTCCGAGATGTCGTCGGTAATAATGGCTTCTCAAGGGGTTGGATTTATAATCTCAGGAATATTAATAGCGCTTGGCTTTGAAGCCTCATTTTTAATTATTGGGCTTTTCTTCGCATTGTCTTCGGTTCCCCTTATTATGATAAAATATACTGCATATGGAACGAGTAAATCTATTCATACTGGGGTGGCCGAAGCTCTCACACTGTTGAGGAAGGATAAGAGGCTGGCTGAGATCATAGCCATAAATTTTGTATCAAATTTTTCAATAGGTGTTGCTGCTATACTTTATATATCCCTCATGCAAGAAGGCTACAGGCTTCCTGCAATGTATGTTTCCTTAATATTTGGGGTTATTGTTCTTGGAATGGTATTCGGTTCCATTTCTGCATCCAAGATTTCAGGCAAGGTAGGCAGGATAAATCTTTTAGTATTCATAGTACTCGGAGTATCATTTGTCTCAATATCCTTAATTCATAGCGTATACGTGCTAGTACTGCCGTCTTTTCTTGCCGGCCTCTCAATAGGGATTGAGAGCAGCGTATTATCTACACTATCGATGCGTATAGTTCCGCATGAGATGATGGCAAGGATACAGGGGTCGATGAATACTTTTGGCATGGCTGCATCAGCATTATCCAGTCTAATAGGTGGGCTGCTTTACCAGCTGTTCGGTCCATCTTATTCTTTCTTAATGGTTGGATTGATCATTATCTCAGCAGATTTTGTTTTTTTAGCTTTCAGATCGCTTTACTACTTGCAATACTGA
- a CDS encoding winged helix-turn-helix domain-containing protein — MPEKRNADLLFRGFSKTRLMVITLIAVNGPMTVTQLSKVIKTTRSNLYQAIKEMVSDGILVQTRTVSEKNYVEKFYDINTDLFDAIKYGDIRKAIEEMDEDKLRNILYSFLRSASAILSIMAEQVNLSNKDDLDKYVDYVRKNLLIISFSTHSTKDMSKFSSMLSNFFTEIDDDNDEKKDEHLLYIVGFPILNQMGFISKSRHEKLTGDGKE, encoded by the coding sequence ATGCCCGAAAAGAGGAACGCTGACTTGCTCTTTAGGGGCTTTAGCAAGACAAGGTTAATGGTAATAACACTCATAGCCGTGAACGGCCCTATGACGGTTACACAGCTTTCCAAAGTTATAAAAACCACAAGATCAAACCTTTATCAGGCAATAAAGGAAATGGTTAGCGATGGTATACTTGTCCAAACCCGCACAGTTTCTGAAAAGAATTATGTTGAAAAATTTTATGATATAAACACCGATCTATTCGATGCAATAAAGTATGGTGATATCCGTAAGGCTATCGAGGAGATGGATGAAGATAAATTGAGGAACATCCTATATTCGTTTCTAAGGTCAGCCTCAGCAATCCTTTCAATAATGGCGGAACAGGTTAATTTATCCAATAAAGATGATCTTGATAAGTACGTAGATTATGTTAGGAAAAACCTGCTTATAATTTCATTTTCAACACATTCAACTAAAGACATGAGTAAGTTTTCTTCTATGCTTTCGAATTTCTTCACAGAGATCGATGATGACAATGACGAAAAGAAAGATGAGCACCTCCTTTACATAGTAGGGTTTCCAATCCTCAATCAAATGGGTTTTATTTCCAAAAGCAGGCATGAGAAACTAACTGGAGATGGAAAGGAATGA
- a CDS encoding IS5/IS1182 family transposase, which produces MDKASRNHKLTAKQIRRNRRISRKCSPGERPYSVMKRIFHGDHVFVTMVRRVRVKSMFMCLGYNLMTLLSLKKQGKIA; this is translated from the coding sequence ATGGACAAGGCATCAAGGAATCATAAGCTGACCGCCAAACAGATCAGGAGAAACCGTCGCATATCCAGGAAGTGTTCTCCTGGTGAAAGGCCGTATTCTGTCATGAAGAGAATCTTCCATGGCGATCATGTCTTCGTGACCATGGTCAGGAGAGTGAGGGTAAAGTCGATGTTCATGTGCCTTGGGTACAATCTCATGACCCTGCTTAGCCTGAAGAAACAGGGCAAGATAGCGTAA
- a CDS encoding transposase — MVKVLFLQSVYNLVDEAMEREMHYRVSFMNFLNYPDSVPDSRAIWLFRERLSSTGKDKMIWEPFESEGITVKKGVVQDASFIESDPGKHGRKKPPVSPNMPEIVQDEKKDKTMTKDGKRQAKREAKIRVAEKKRIRRDERRNAKTRRFKDGTWAKKGKRSHFGNKLHTVQGTDIPLIMEFVLTTAFSHDSKVDLGIPGIPTYRDKRIFRITNQGN; from the coding sequence ATGGTCAAGGTACTCTTCCTGCAGTCTGTATACAATCTGGTTGATGAGGCCATGGAGAGGGAGATGCATTACAGGGTATCGTTCATGAATTTTCTCAACTACCCTGACAGTGTTCCGGATTCTAGGGCCATATGGTTGTTCAGGGAGAGACTGTCATCGACAGGTAAGGACAAGATGATCTGGGAACCGTTCGAATCAGAGGGCATAACAGTGAAGAAAGGAGTTGTTCAGGATGCATCCTTCATTGAATCCGATCCAGGCAAACATGGAAGGAAGAAGCCTCCTGTATCCCCAAATATGCCTGAAATTGTGCAAGATGAAAAGAAAGATAAGACCATGACAAAGGATGGGAAGAGGCAGGCAAAAAGGGAAGCAAAGATACGGGTGGCAGAGAAGAAGAGGATCAGGCGTGATGAGAGAAGGAATGCAAAGACACGAAGATTCAAGGACGGAACATGGGCAAAGAAGGGAAAAAGATCACATTTCGGCAACAAGCTGCATACTGTACAGGGTACGGACATTCCGCTAATAATGGAATTCGTTCTCACCACAGCCTTCTCCCATGATTCGAAGGTTGATCTTGGAATTCCAGGAATCCCGACATACAGGGACAAAAGGATATTCAGGATCACCAACCAGGGGAATTGA